GAAGATGCACAAAATATGTTTGATAATTGGGCGAGTGATTATGAAAATATAATATTTTTAACTTGGCCAAAACATGAAAGTGTAGAAGTAACAAAAAACGTAATAGAGAGATGGTTAAAAGAATATGAAGATAATGCTTTTAAGTGGGCAATAACTCTTAAAGAAAATATTAGTGAGGTAATAGGTGATATTAGCGTTGTGAGATTAGATGAAACATTAAATTCATGCTCTATAGGTTATGTATTATCAAAAAAATATTGGAATTTAGGGTATGTAAGTGAGGCATTAAAGTCAGTAATAGAATATTTAATTAAAGAAGCTAATTTTAATAGAATAGAAGCAATACATGCTATAGATAATATTGCATCAGGTAAAGTGATGAAAAAAGCAGGCATGAAATTTGAAGGTATTTTGAGACAATCGGCTAAGAGTAATAATGGTATATCAGATGTAGCAGTTTACTCAATTCTTAAAGAAGAATATTAATAAATTTCATATTATTATTAATGATAAAAATAAGATAATATAGCAAAAAAATATTTTTTTAGCTCATGAAAAAAGAAATTTAAATAAGGAATAGTTTAAACTTTCATTTTAGAGGTGTTAAAGATAAAATTATAATAAAAAATTTTAAAATAGGAGAGTGAAATGAAATCAGAATTTAAAGTAGGAATTTTAGAATATGTATTACTTAGATTGTTTATAATAATTGTAAGTACTATAACGTTTGGACTTGCAACACCATGGTTGCTTGTATCAACATATAGGTGGGAGGCAGAAAATACATATATTAACGGTAAACAATTGTATTTTGATGGAACAGCAATACAGCTTTTTGGTAAATGGATATTGTGGTTATTTTTAACTATAATTACATTTGGATTATATGGTTTTATACTTTCATTAAAATTAAAACAATGGGTTGTCAGTCATACATTTATTATGGAAGAATATAAAAAATAAAACAAAGGGGATGTTCCGAAATAAACAGTTCTAAATAACCAAAAAAGCCAGCAAAAAAAACTGGCTTTTTTCTTTTTACATCTACAATACATAAATTATATATATCAATACATTTAAAATGTATATACCAAAAATATTGACAAAAATGCAAAAATGGAATATACTCATAATCAAATAAAAATTGATTGTGAGGAAGAAATATGAGAAATACTTTAAAATTTATCTTAAAAAGAATATTTACGGGTTTACTTACACTGTGGTTAGTAATTACAATAACATTTTTTCTTTTACATAAATTACCAGGAGATCCATTTGATAGTGAAAAAGCTATACCTCCTAAAATAAAAGAAAACTTAATGCAAATGTATGATTTAGATAAACCACTAAGTGTACAATATGCTAAATACTTAAAGAATATTTCTAAAGGTGATTTAGGAATATCAATGAAAGAAAGAGGAAGAACAGTTAATTCAATAATTAAAAGATCTTTCCCAGTATCAGCTGATTTAGGGATAAGAGCAGTACTGTTTGGATTAGTATTTGGTATACCTTTAGGAATAGCTGCAGCACTTAAGAGAGGAAAGAAAATGGATCACTTCTCTATGATAATAGCAGTTATAGGAATATCAGTGCCTAGCTTTGTAATAGCTGGAATACTTCAGTTATATGCTGTAGAAATACATAAAGGGATTTTAATAGATAAATTAGGTCTTCCTCTAGTTAAAATACTTCTAACGGGTTGGGACATGCCTTCTAAGAAAATACTCCCAGTGATAGCATTAGGTTTTTTCTCAGTAGCAGAGGTAGCAAGACTTATGAGAAGTAAAATGATAGAAATAATGGAACAAGATTATATTAAACTTGCAATTGCAAAAGGAGTTTCACCTATTAATGTAGTTTTAAAACATGCTTTAAGAAATGCAATATTACCAATAATTACAGTAATATTTCCTTCAATAGCAGCAATATTAACAGGATCATTTATTATTGAAACAATGTTTTCTATAGGTGGACTTGGTAAATATTATATAGGCTCAATAATTGATAGAGATTATACCATGGTATTAGGAGTAACAGTATTTTATTCGGCATTTTTAATACTAATGATGATAGTTATGGATGTGGCATATGCCATTGTAGATCCAAAAATTAAATTAGGGAAGGGGAATAAATAATGAAAAATCTTTATGGAGCAAATTATGATAGAGAAAATTTTAAAGCAAATCCAGAGGATTTTGTTTATGTAGGGCCTGATAATAAGAAAAATGAAAGTATAAATAAACCTAGTTTAACTTATTGGAAAGATTCTTGGAGAAGATTTAAAAAAAATAAACTTGCTGTTTTTTTCTTAGGTGTTTTAGTTATTTATCTTTTTTTAGCTATATTTGGACAGGTTTTAGTAAAATATACTTATTATGAACAAAATAGTTCGGATAGATTTTTAGGAATAATGCAAGGATTTGTTAAAGGACATTATTTAGGAACAGATTCATTAGGAAGAGATTTATTTTCAAGAATTTCACAAGGTATAAGAGTTTCAATGGAACTTTCAATTATAGTTGCAGCTATATGTGTTGTACTTGGAACTGTATATGGAGCAACAGCGGCTTATTTTGGGGGTAAAATAGATAGTATAATGGTAAGGACTGTTGAAGTAATATTATCTATACCTTCTATGATATATATAATTTTATTAATGGTTGTATTAGGTAATAGTGTCAAAACAATAATTATTGCACTTTGTGCTACAAGATGGCTTGGATATGCTTTACTTGTTAGAGGAGAAGTATTAAAAATTAAAGAAAATGAATATGTATTGGCATCAAAAGCATTAGGAGCTAACTTTTGGTGGATAATTAGAAAACATTTGATTCCAAATACCTTAAGTATAATTATAGTAAGACTTACTATGGATATACCATCAATAATATTTTCTGAAGCATTCTTAAGTTTTATAGGTTTAGGAGTACCTATACCTCAAGCATCACTTGGGAACTTAGTAGCTGATGGTTTTAAAGAAATAAATACACATGTGTACTTATTCTTAATACCAGCTTTAGTAATATCATTAATTACTTTATCATTTAATATTATAGGTGATGCAATGAGTGATGCATTGAATCCAAAACTTAGAGATTAGGAGAAGGTTATTATGAGTTTATTAGAAGTAAAAAATTTAAGTGTTTCTTTTAATACTTATGCAGGGGAAGTAAAAGCATTAAGAGATATTAGTTTTACTGTAGATAGAGGTGAAACTCTTGCTATAGTTGGAGAATCAGGAAGTGGGAAATCAGTTACAGTACAAAGTATAATGAAATTAATACCTACTCCTCCCGGGGAATATAAAAATGGTGAAATAATATTTGATGGAGTAGATTTACTGAAATTAAATGAAAAAGAAATGAGAAAATATAGAGGTGGAAGAATAGGGATGATATTCCAAGATCCTATGACATCACTTAATCCAGTAATTAAAATTGGACATCAAATTATGGAAGGAATATTAATACATAAAAAAGTTAGTAAACAAGAAGCTAAAAAACTTGCAATTGAAATGTTAGATAAGGTAGGAATACCTAAACCGGAAGAAAGATTTGAACAATATCCTCATCAATTTTCTGGAGGAATGAGACAAAGAGTAGTTATAGCAATAGCACTTGCATGTGAACCAGATTTATTAATATGTGATGAACCAACTACAGCACTTGATGTAACTATACAGGCACAAATATTAGAATTAATAAATAAATTGAAAAAAGAATTAAATATAGGTGTAATATTGATAACACATGATTTAGGAGTTGTTGCAGAAACTTCAGATAGAGTAATAGTAATGTATGCAGGAGAAAAAATGGAAGAAGCTCCAGTAAAAACAATTTTTAAAGATCCTAGACATCCCTATACTTGGGGATTGTTAAAATCATTACCAAGACTTGATATGGATTCTAATGAAGCTTTATTTTCAATACCAGGAACTCCACCAGATTTATTAGATCCACCAAAAGGAGATCCGTTTGCAGCAAGATCAGAATTTTCTATGAAAATAGATTATGAGAAAAAACCTCCTTTAGTAGATTTAGGAAATGGGCATTATGTTAAATCATGGATATACGTAGATGGAGCACCAGATATGAAATTTAATCCAGATGGAACAATTACAATAACTCCAGTAGAAGGAGAAGCATATGTAGTAGATACTATTAAGAGTAAAAGTGGTGTAAAATTTGCAAATATCACAGGAAGTGAGGAAAAGAAATGATAGTAATTAAACATTTAAAAAAATATTTTCCACTTTCTAAAACAGAAGTATTAAAAGCAGTGGATGATGTTAGTTTGGATATTAAAAAAGGAGAAATATTATCATTAGTAGGAGAATCTGGGAGTGGTAAGACAACTTTTGGAAGAACTATAGCTAGATTATATGATAAAACTTATGGAAAAGTTTTTATAGATGATAGAGAAATATCAGAATATTCAAATTTAGAATTTACTAAAAAGGTATAAATGATATTTCAAGATCCTCAGGCTTCACTTAATCCAAGAATGACAGTAGGAGAAATAATATCTGAGGGTATGATAATACATAATATGTATAAAACTAAAGGAGAACTTCAAGAAAAAATATATGAATTATTAGAACTTGTAGGTCTTGCAAGAGAGCATGCAAATAGATTCCCACACGAATTTAGTGGAGGACAAAGACAAAGAATAGGTATAGCAAGAGCATTAGCAGTAGAACCAGAAATATTAATATGTGATGAGCCAATTTCAGCTTTAGATGTATCTATACAAGCACAAATAGTAAATTTGCTTAAAGATTTACAAAGAAAGAAGAACTTAACTATGATATTTATAGCTCATGATTTATCAATGGTTAAATATATATCAGATAGAGTGGCAGTAATGTTTAGAGGTAAAATAGTAGAACTTGGATATCCAGATGAAGTATATAATAATCCAGTTCATATTTATACTAAATCATTAATATCTGCAGTACCTATACCTGATCCCGAATTTGTTAAAGGAGAAAAAATTGAAATGGATGAAAGCTATTTAAAATCTCCTATAGGAACTTATGATGAAATAGGTAAAATAGTGGAAAATTCCGGATTAATTGAATATAGAAAAGAACATTATGTTGAAAAAGATTTTTTAAAAATAAAATAGAGGTGATATGAAATGAAAAGGATTTTATTTGTTTTTATGATGATAATTGCAATATTTAGTTGTGGTGCAAGTGATGGAGGAACTTCTGAAAATAAAGATGGAAAAGTTATTACTTATAATGCAATAGCAGAAGGTATATCTTTTGACCCTCAAATTCTTACTGATGGGAATACTATGACTATACATGGATTAGTAAGTGAGGGATTAACATATACTAAACCTAGTGGAGAAGTAATACCTGCACTTGCTGAAAGTTGGGAAATAAGTGAGGATGGACTTACTTGGACGTTTAAGTTAAGAGATGGAATTAAATGGTCTAATGGAGAGGCAATAACTGCTGATGATTTTGTTTTTGGTTGGCAAAGAGCATTAGATCCAAATACTGCATCTGAATACGCATATATTCTATTTCCAATAAAAAATGCAGAAAAATTTTCTACAGGAGAAGTTAGTTTTGATGAGGTAGGAATTAAAGCTTTAGATGAAAAGACATTAGAAGTAAAACTTGAAAATGTTACGCCATATTTTGATTCTTTAGTTTCATTTATTACTTATATGCCAGCTAATAGAAAATTTGTTGAAGAAAAAGGTTCAGATTATGGATTAGAAGCAGATGCGCTGCTTTATTCAGGACCATATAAGGTTGTATCTTGGGATCATAATACACAACTTGAGCTTGAAAGAAATGAGCATTATTATAATCCAGAATCAAGAAAAGTTGATAGATTTGTTATTAAATATATTGCAGATAGTACTGCTGCATTAAATGCATTTAAAAATGGTGAAATTGATATAGTTTCAATTACTACTGAACAATTGCAAGAGTTTAAAGATGATGCAAGATTTAGAAAAGATGGACTTGCTAGAACATTTTATTTAGCCTTTAATTTAGAAAATGAGATATTTAAAAATCAAAAAATTAGAGAAGCATTTTCACTTGCAGTAGATAGAGAAGGTTTGATTGAAACAGTGTTTAATGGTGCTAAAGAAGCAAGCTATAATTTTACACCTAAAAATGTAGGGATGATAGGAATTAAAGAAGATTTTGTTAAAGAATTAGGAAATACTTTTCAAAAATTTGATGCAGAAAAAGCTAAACATTTATTTGAAGAAGGTAAAAAAGAATTAGGTATAGCAGAGTTTCCTACTATTACATTCCTTGCAGATGAAAGAGGGTCAAATAAAAAAATAGTTGAAAAAATACAAGAAGATTTAAGAGTTAATTTAGGTGTAGAATTAAATGTAGAAATAGTTACATTTAAAGAAAGATTAAATAGAACAAAAGCAAGAGGATTTGATTTATTACTTACTGGTTGGGGAGCAGATTATCAAGATCCTATGACATTCTTAGACTTATTAATGTCAAAAAGTGGAAATAATGCACCACATTATTATTCTAATGAATATGATACATTAATAGCGAATGCTTTAAAAACTACTAATAGAGAAGAAAGAATGAAATATTTATTTGAAGCAGAGAGATTACTTGCTAAAGATGTACCGATAATACCATTATATCAAGAAACTCAACTTCATTTAGTTAATGAAGAAGTTAAGGGATTAGAAATTGGTTCATTTGGAATAGATTTACATTTTTATAATATAGATAGATGATAATAAAAATAAAAAGAACATGTTCTTTAGGTTCATGTTCTTTTTATTATATATTACCAAATAAAATCTAATCCCAATCTTAAAAGATAATTTGAATAATTTTTTTGATTTAGTTTATATATAAAATCTGATTTTAAAGCTAAATTATTAGAAGGTTTAATTGATAAACCAAAATCAAGACTAGCTTTATAATTGTCATAATATAAATTATCTATTTTTTCATTATTTTTACTTAAAGATATATTTGAAAAATTACGTATGAAATTTCCTTTTAAGGAAGTATCAATATATTTACTATTTAAATTTATACCTGTTTCATAAAATACTGTAAATGGGGAAATATTTTTAACAACATCTACACTATCATATATTTTAGTAATATTTTCTTTTAACATAGGAGAATATGTAAATCCTATTGTATTTGAATATATGATATTTAACTTATCATTTATTTTAAATTCTTTATTATATGAAGCATTTAATTTAGTCTTTAAAAAATCAGCATAATCTAAATTTTTATTATCTTTTATTATTCTAACTTTATTATATCCAATAGCTCCATTTAATTCAAAATTATTGTATCTATAACCTATCTTAGTTAATATAGAATCTGAAATAATATTATTATCTTCAGAAATAACTTTATCATTTAAAAGTATTTGGCTATTGATTGATGAACTAAGATTACTATAATTTAATCCTAGAGCTAATTTGCCTTGTTTAAAATCATTTACAATTTCTAAATCACTTTCAAAACCATGAGCGATTAAATGATTTTTATATTCTGTATCTCCAAATTTAATAAAATGATTGTCTTCTTTTTTGTATTTTAAAGTATTCATTGAAAAACTATTTTTAAATTTAAGTTTACTAAATATACTGTTTAAAGAATTTAATTCATTTAATGTATATAAAGAATTTAAAGTTTTAGGTGTTAATTTAGATAATAACTCAATATTATTACCTTCTCTTATTGAATATATACCATAAAGTGTTTCATAATCTTTTTCTAAATTTAATATATTTACCTCTTTATTTGATTTACCTACAAGTAGTTTTTCACCATTTTCTTTTATACTCTTAACAATATTTGAATTTAAATTTAAATGTATATTTACATCATTTGTTGAATCTTCTATTTCAAGAAGTTTTTTATTCATTTCATTTAATGTTATATTAAATTTTCCTTCTTCAATAGTTGTATATTTTTCTATTTTTAGATTCTTATCTACTAAAATTATTTCTGATGCATTTTCTAAATTTTTAATATATGTATTATCATCTAGAGTAATAGAAGCATCTTTTGAAAGATGTATACTAGTATCAATTTTATTAGAATCTTTATTTCCATTTATTGTTAAATTTCCTTCTTCAATCTGAATATTTTTAATACCTTCTAAATTGTTAGGTGTAAATGATACATTTCCATTACCTGTTTTTATTAATTTATTATTATTTAAAGTGTTTTCAAATACTTGATTATCAAATTCTAAATTATTTTCACTATTTAAGTTAATATTTCCTCCAGATATTATATATTTAGATATTTTAGGTATATTATCTATATTTAAGTTAATATCTCCATTAATAGACTCTATAGTACCTGTAAAATCAATTATACCATTAGATATATTTAAAGGAGTTTTATTAATATTTGATAAGGTTTTATTTCCAATTATTTTATTATTTAATATACCATTATCAATATTAATATTTAAATTAGCTTCTTTTAGATTAAAAGTTCCTAAAAATTCAGAAATATCTTTATTTATTTCAAATACTTTATTTTCATTAAGTAGTGTTAATTTAGAGCTTTCTATTCCTTTAATAGTAGAATTTAAGATAGGGTTGTTTTCATTTACCTTAATTTCTAATTCGTTATTTAATATTAAATCACCATTATTTTTTAAATTAGATGAATCTATAGTTAATTTAGCTCCTTTATGTTCTAAATTACCATTTCCTGCAATTAAAGAAGTAATTTCGGTATCATTTTCTAAGTCAAAAGTTAGTTTAGAATTATTGTTTATTTCATATTTACCGTTATTAACTAAAATATTATTTCTTAGCGATAATTCTCCATTTTCTACTAATACATTCTTTAAGTTATTTATATTTTCATTATTTTCTATATGTAATTTAAAGTTTCCATTTTTTATCATCTTTGATTCATTTAAGTTATCATTTATAACATCTATTTTTAAATTATCGATATCAAGATTTTTTTCTGAATCTAGGATTAAATTTTTATCATTATTTAAAGTTATTGTCGCATTTGTTTTTATTGCTTTTTCACCATCTAATTTTAAATTACCATGTAAAGCTACTACTTTACCATTAAATTCACTTATATCTTTTAGAGTTAATGTTGTTGAATTGGAATTTTTTAATTCTTTTGTTCCTATTATTTTATTTTCAACTATTTCATTTTCTAAATCTAAATTTAAATTTGCTTCTTTTAAATTAAAGGTCCCTTTAAATTTTGATATATCTTTATTTATTTCAAGTGTGTTATTTTCATTTAATAATGTTAATTTAGATTCTTTTAGACCTTTTAAATTACCTTTTAATATTGTTTTTTCATCTTGAGTATTATTTACATTTAATTCTAACTCATTATTTAATATTATGTCACCACTATTTTGTAATTTATTTGATGATATTATTAATTTAGCTCCTTTATGTTCTAGATTACCATCTCCACTTATTAGTGATTTTATTTCTTTTTCTTCTGTGATATCAAACGTTAATTTCGCATTTGTATTTATTTCATATTTACTTTTTTCATCATTTTCTAATACGTCTTTTCTTAATGATAATTCTCCACTTTCTACTAATACATTTTTTAATCCATGAATATTTTCACTATTTTCTATATGTATTTTAGCATTTCCTCTTTTTATTATTTTTGATAATTTTTCATCATCTGTCTTATCTATTACATTAACTTTTAGCGCTTTTTCTACATTTATATCTTCATTACTTATTAGTGTTAAGTCTTTGTCATTTATTAAATTGAAGTTAGCTTCTGTATTTATTCCATTTACTCCAGATAAAATGATTCCTCCATTTTCTGCTTTTAATTCTCCATTAAATTCTGATATATTTTTAAATATTATATCTTTTTCAGATTGATTAGTAAATTTACCATTACCTATTATTTTATATGATATAGTTCTATCTTCTTCATTTTCATCATCTATTTGAAAAATATGTTCTTTATTTTTTTTATCTTTACCTGTAACTTCTAGTGTTCCTTTAAAGTCTTTAAAATTAGATGTTATTTTAAAATTAGATCTATTAGTTATAGTATATTTTCCATTTTCAGTTCTAAGTAAAATTTTACCATTTCCACTTATATTAGAATCTATTATGAAACTTCTACCGTGTAAAGAATTATTCTCAAAATTTAATGTAGAATTTTCATCTATTAAAAGTGGATTATTGAAGTTAGCTCCTCCGCCTCCACCATTAAAATCTGTATCATTAAATAAACCATTTTTTATTGTAGAAAATCCAAATACTTCAACTAGAGCATGATTTTTATTATTTCTATCTGAAAGTTCACTTCTATAATCTCTAAGCATTAACATTGAGTTAGCAAGAGTAAGTTTGCTAATGGCTTCATTTAAAACTTTATTTTTTTCTCCAACTAAATATGCGTTAGAGGAAACTAAAGTAACCGACCCTTTTTTATTTTCTGTTTTAGTAACTTCTCCAAATTTCATAGTTTGATTATTGATTCTTAAATTATGCTCACCGATATTAAGTTTTTTATATGTTACGATTTCTTTTGGTTTTGGTCTATGTCCTGTTATTTCAATATCACTTTTTAATGTTAATTCTTTTATAGTTGTATTTCCAGTACTAGATTTGTTAATTTTAATACTAGCATTATCTGCAATTATATGAGATGATATTTCATTTGTTGTTGCCTCTAATTTAGTTTTAGGGTTTAAAATTACTTCAGTATCTCTTAAAGCATCGATATCTTTATATATTAAAGTTCCTTCTTCTATTGATAATTTATTGAAATTATTTTCAGAATTAGTAAATTCTATGCTATTTGAACCTGTTTTTATTACATCTAAATTTGTATTTTTTTCTAATTCTGTACCATTTCCTATTATTTTATTATTTACAGTTGTCTTATCATTTGCAACTATTTTTAATATTGAAAGATGATTATTCTTATTTGTTATAGTTCCATATTTATCTGTATCCCCTATTTTTAAAGTTAAATCATGACCGTTTAAATCAAGATTTCCACCACTTTTTATATTAAATATATTTTCTGTTCCTAAAGAATTTTCAGCATAAAGTTTTAAAGTAATTGAACCTTCATCTTTACCATCTTTATTACCCATAATAGTAACATTGCCTTTATATTCTGAATTAGAACTTTTAATTGCAATTTCTCCTCCATCTAAGTATTGAGCATCGACTGTTAAATTTTTTTCTAATTTAAAATTAACATTTAATATTCCGTCTCCAGAAAGTCTATATTCATTATTTCCAGTATTTAATGAAGTAAGAGTGATGTTATCTTCACCTTTTTTTGTCCCTATGTAAGTTTTGTTTTCAGAAACGTTATTATTATCAGAAGAATTTATGAAAAGAACACCCTCTGAATTTTCTTTTAGTAATGATTTGTTATCAAATGCAGTATATGAACCATAACCTAAATTTATTAATTTTTTAGAACTTGTTTTTTCTTTTATTTCTAAATCAACACCTTTATTGATTTTTATATTAAAATTATTATCTTCAGCTATTTTAGAAATTATAACTTTACCTTTATTAATTCCATCCCCTATATTTACATCGGTAATATGATTACTTAAATCAAGCCCTTTTAGAGTAATAGTTCCATTATCTCCACCAAGATTTAATTTAGTAATAGAATTATCTATAGCTAGATTATCAGAACCTAAATTAATATTTTTACTTGAACCTAAAAATAAAGTGCTATATTCAGCATATTTAGAATCTATAGTAGCTACATCATTACCTAAACTTAAAACACCATTAGATTTTTTATCTATTTTAGGTAGTATATTAGATAAAGTTGAAATATTATCAACTTCTAATATAGAGTTGTTTTCTAATTTGAAATTTAAATTTTTTAAGCTATTATCAGTATTTATTTTGACTTTACCATTTTTAATATCTAAGTTACCATTTACATTATTTTCTTCATTACTTGTAATATCAAGAAGACCACTTCCAGTTTTTTCTGCTTTAACATATCCTTTTATTTTAGAATCTATAATTACTGTATGGTTATTTTCAGTATTTATTGTAAAATTATTTACATTAGGAGTAGTATTGTTTTTAAAATTTATTTCATTTTTTAAAGTTATTTTATTTATATCTTTTTCACTAGGTGCATTTTCATAAGGAGATTTTATATCTTCTAATACAGTTCCGAGTGCACTTATATTTAAAGTAGCTCCATTTTCTATATTTATTTTACTATCTACTTCTACAGCTCTATTAATTTCTAATTTAGATTTAACATTTATTTCATTAGATTTAAATTTAGATTTTGAATATTCATCTTTTCCTACGATATTATCAAATCCATGAACTATAACATCACCACCGATACTTACAGTACCCTTTTCAATATCTAGATTTCCTTTTATGTCACTATTTCCTCTTAAATGCCATTTACTATCATTATTATTAGGATTGTATATTATATCTAAATTATCAGTAAATCCACCAAGATAGGTTCTCTCTTCATTATCTACTGGGTTAAATGTAAATGTTGATTTAGTATTGTTACTATTTGTTATAGTTGCCCCATTATCTACGTGGTATATATCGTTAAAAGAAATATTTTGAGAATTTAAATCAAGACTTCCACCTCTTAAACCAAAATATATATTATTTTCGTTAAGTTGATTTTCTTTCATTAATTTTACAATTGCACCTTGTGCAACTCTGATATTTTTTGCTGCATATCCTCCAGAATTATTTAATAGTAAAGTCCCATTTCCTCCTATATTAATATCCCCTTCATTTTGAGTACTTCCCTCTATTTTTAATGTTCCTTCTCCTATTTTTCTTACAATATTTCCTTTTGATATATTTGCTTTATATGTTAAAGTAGCATTTTTATCTATAACAATACCTGCTGTTTTTAATGTTCCACTTCCTTGTATAGTTGCATCCTTTTTAAAGTCTAATCTTGCAATTGAAATATCATTATTTCCTTCAAGATTTATCGTTATATCTTGTTTGTCAAATGTTTGATTTTTAATTTTATAAAAAGCTTCATTGATATTTAAAGTATCAGTTGTTATACGATGTTTCATTATTGTATTTTTAAAGTCACTATTATCAAAACTTCTATTTTCAGTTCCAACTTTTAATATATTATTATTAAAAGTAACGCTATCTACATCTGTTATAGATTTATCTGTTATACCTTCTTTAAATTTTTCTATATGTTGTACTCCGTTTAAAAGTATACTACCTTTTATTCTTAAACCTTTTTCATTAGAATAAATACCAGCTGAATTATTAGCTATGGCTTTCCATTTTTTTTCATTTTTATCCCACCAAAACACAGGAGACCCACTATCTCCGCCCATAGTACCTATGTCTATTGGAGTTTTAGGATTTATTTCTAAAAAAATATCTAATACATTTTCAACTTTATTTCTTTCATATTTATTATTTATCTTATTTAGTCCACCTGCGACTCTAAAATCATCTGCAGCTTTAATATATTCACCATTTTCTGTGAAAACACTATTAGATCCAAATCCAACTCTGGCTATTAAATCTTCTCTATTTACTTTATTTTTATAATCATCATAGTTTAATGTATTATAAGTTATAGCATCATGATTTATTTTATCAAGTCTAACAAAACT
This sequence is a window from Streptobacillus canis. Protein-coding genes within it:
- a CDS encoding ABC transporter permease, which encodes MRNTLKFILKRIFTGLLTLWLVITITFFLLHKLPGDPFDSEKAIPPKIKENLMQMYDLDKPLSVQYAKYLKNISKGDLGISMKERGRTVNSIIKRSFPVSADLGIRAVLFGLVFGIPLGIAAALKRGKKMDHFSMIIAVIGISVPSFVIAGILQLYAVEIHKGILIDKLGLPLVKILLTGWDMPSKKILPVIALGFFSVAEVARLMRSKMIEIMEQDYIKLAIAKGVSPINVVLKHALRNAILPIITVIFPSIAAILTGSFIIETMFSIGGLGKYYIGSIIDRDYTMVLGVTVFYSAFLILMMIVMDVAYAIVDPKIKLGKGNK
- a CDS encoding GNAT family N-acetyltransferase, translating into MNKIGTKQIETERLILRRFEIEDAQNMFDNWASDYENIIFLTWPKHESVEVTKNVIERWLKEYEDNAFKWAITLKENISEVIGDISVVRLDETLNSCSIGYVLSKKYWNLGYVSEALKSVIEYLIKEANFNRIEAIHAIDNIASGKVMKKAGMKFEGILRQSAKSNNGISDVAVYSILKEEY
- a CDS encoding ABC transporter permease, yielding MKNLYGANYDRENFKANPEDFVYVGPDNKKNESINKPSLTYWKDSWRRFKKNKLAVFFLGVLVIYLFLAIFGQVLVKYTYYEQNSSDRFLGIMQGFVKGHYLGTDSLGRDLFSRISQGIRVSMELSIIVAAICVVLGTVYGATAAYFGGKIDSIMVRTVEVILSIPSMIYIILLMVVLGNSVKTIIIALCATRWLGYALLVRGEVLKIKENEYVLASKALGANFWWIIRKHLIPNTLSIIIVRLTMDIPSIIFSEAFLSFIGLGVPIPQASLGNLVADGFKEINTHVYLFLIPALVISLITLSFNIIGDAMSDALNPKLRD
- a CDS encoding peptide ABC transporter substrate-binding protein; its protein translation is MKRILFVFMMIIAIFSCGASDGGTSENKDGKVITYNAIAEGISFDPQILTDGNTMTIHGLVSEGLTYTKPSGEVIPALAESWEISEDGLTWTFKLRDGIKWSNGEAITADDFVFGWQRALDPNTASEYAYILFPIKNAEKFSTGEVSFDEVGIKALDEKTLEVKLENVTPYFDSLVSFITYMPANRKFVEEKGSDYGLEADALLYSGPYKVVSWDHNTQLELERNEHYYNPESRKVDRFVIKYIADSTAALNAFKNGEIDIVSITTEQLQEFKDDARFRKDGLARTFYLAFNLENEIFKNQKIREAFSLAVDREGLIETVFNGAKEASYNFTPKNVGMIGIKEDFVKELGNTFQKFDAEKAKHLFEEGKKELGIAEFPTITFLADERGSNKKIVEKIQEDLRVNLGVELNVEIVTFKERLNRTKARGFDLLLTGWGADYQDPMTFLDLLMSKSGNNAPHYYSNEYDTLIANALKTTNREERMKYLFEAERLLAKDVPIIPLYQETQLHLVNEEVKGLEIGSFGIDLHFYNIDR
- a CDS encoding YjgN family protein, yielding MKSEFKVGILEYVLLRLFIIIVSTITFGLATPWLLVSTYRWEAENTYINGKQLYFDGTAIQLFGKWILWLFLTIITFGLYGFILSLKLKQWVVSHTFIMEEYKK
- a CDS encoding ABC transporter ATP-binding protein; translation: MSLLEVKNLSVSFNTYAGEVKALRDISFTVDRGETLAIVGESGSGKSVTVQSIMKLIPTPPGEYKNGEIIFDGVDLLKLNEKEMRKYRGGRIGMIFQDPMTSLNPVIKIGHQIMEGILIHKKVSKQEAKKLAIEMLDKVGIPKPEERFEQYPHQFSGGMRQRVVIAIALACEPDLLICDEPTTALDVTIQAQILELINKLKKELNIGVILITHDLGVVAETSDRVIVMYAGEKMEEAPVKTIFKDPRHPYTWGLLKSLPRLDMDSNEALFSIPGTPPDLLDPPKGDPFAARSEFSMKIDYEKKPPLVDLGNGHYVKSWIYVDGAPDMKFNPDGTITITPVEGEAYVVDTIKSKSGVKFANITGSEEKK